The following are encoded in a window of Kitasatospora sp. NBC_01250 genomic DNA:
- a CDS encoding riboflavin synthase, with amino-acid sequence MFTGIIEELGEVVSIEEFGDSSRIRLRGPLACTGARHGDSIAVNGVCLTVVDSPEELGSGSGEFSADVMAETLRRSSLGALGPGSRVNLERAMALGARLGGHLVQGHVDATGALVGREPGELDADGKPRWEVLRFSLPADISRYLVDKGSITVDGVSLTVVEAAADSFTVSLIPATLALTTLGAKKVGEPVNLEVDVLAKYVERLLESRAIPGLTTAGLTVAGLTTASDEAPKDAS; translated from the coding sequence GTGTTCACCGGCATCATCGAAGAGCTCGGCGAGGTCGTCTCCATCGAGGAGTTCGGCGATTCCTCGCGCATCCGCCTGCGCGGCCCCCTGGCCTGTACCGGTGCCCGCCACGGCGACTCCATCGCGGTCAACGGCGTCTGCCTCACCGTGGTCGACAGTCCCGAGGAACTCGGTTCCGGGAGCGGCGAGTTCAGTGCCGACGTGATGGCCGAGACGCTGCGCCGCTCCAGCCTCGGGGCGCTCGGGCCCGGTTCGCGGGTCAACCTGGAACGCGCGATGGCGCTCGGCGCCCGGCTCGGCGGCCACCTGGTCCAGGGGCACGTCGACGCCACCGGCGCCCTGGTCGGCCGCGAGCCCGGCGAGCTCGACGCGGACGGCAAGCCGCGCTGGGAGGTGCTGCGGTTCTCGCTCCCGGCGGACATCTCGCGCTACCTGGTGGACAAGGGCTCGATCACCGTCGACGGCGTCAGCCTCACCGTGGTGGAGGCCGCCGCGGACAGCTTCACGGTCAGCCTGATCCCGGCCACCCTCGCGCTGACCACCCTCGGGGCCAAGAAGGTCGGCGAGCCGGTCAACCTCGAAGTGGACGTGCTCGCCAAGTACGTCGAGCGACTGCTGGAGTCCCGGGCGATCCCCGGCCTCACCACCGCCGGCCTCACCGTCGCCGGCCTCACCACCGCCTCCGACGAAGCCCCGAAGGACGCCTCGTGA
- a CDS encoding bifunctional 3,4-dihydroxy-2-butanone-4-phosphate synthase/GTP cyclohydrolase II: protein MSTSSTDLTLDPVERAIADIAAGRAVIVVDDENRENEGDLIFAATAATPELLAFTIRYTSGVICVPVTQEDADRLNLPPMTRVNEDRKGTAYTVSVDAREVESTGISAADRALTVRLLGEPDSTASDFTRPGHVFPLRAVDGGVLVRPGHTEAGVDLARLAGLPPAAAICEVVNDDGTMARLPDLVAFAREHGLAIISIEDLIAYRRRTEQHVDRVAVTGLPTLHGEFTAVGYRSTLDGVEHIALVAGGLDAEGRLPDGEDVLVRVHSECLTGDVFGSLRCDCGPQLQSSLAQVAEAGRGVVLYLRGHEGRGIGLGPKLRAYELQERGHDTVDANLELGLPADARDYSIGAQMLTDLGVRSLTLLTNNPEKLTALTDHGLKVKGREPIPVQAGEHNLAYLLTKRDRMGHDLPWLVG, encoded by the coding sequence ATGAGCACCAGCTCCACTGACCTGACCCTCGACCCGGTCGAGCGCGCCATCGCCGACATCGCGGCCGGCCGCGCGGTGATCGTGGTCGACGACGAGAACCGCGAGAACGAGGGCGACCTGATCTTCGCCGCCACCGCCGCGACGCCCGAACTGCTGGCCTTCACCATCCGCTACACCTCCGGTGTGATCTGCGTGCCGGTCACCCAGGAGGACGCCGACCGGCTGAACCTGCCGCCGATGACCCGGGTGAACGAGGACCGCAAGGGCACCGCGTACACCGTCTCGGTGGACGCCCGCGAGGTGGAGTCCACCGGGATCTCCGCCGCCGACCGCGCGCTGACCGTCCGTCTGCTGGGTGAACCGGACAGCACCGCTTCGGACTTCACCCGTCCGGGGCACGTCTTCCCGCTGCGCGCCGTGGACGGCGGCGTCCTGGTCCGGCCGGGCCACACCGAGGCCGGCGTCGACCTGGCCCGGCTGGCCGGCCTGCCCCCGGCCGCCGCGATCTGCGAGGTGGTCAACGACGACGGCACCATGGCCCGGCTGCCCGACCTGGTCGCCTTCGCCCGCGAGCACGGCCTGGCGATCATCTCGATCGAGGACCTGATCGCCTACCGCCGCCGCACCGAGCAGCACGTGGACCGGGTCGCGGTCACCGGGCTGCCCACCCTGCACGGCGAGTTCACCGCCGTCGGCTACCGCAGCACCCTCGACGGGGTCGAGCACATCGCCCTGGTCGCTGGCGGCCTGGACGCCGAGGGCCGGCTGCCCGACGGCGAGGACGTGCTGGTCCGGGTCCACTCCGAGTGCCTGACCGGCGACGTCTTCGGCTCGCTGCGCTGCGACTGCGGTCCGCAGCTGCAGTCCTCCCTCGCACAGGTGGCCGAGGCCGGCCGCGGCGTGGTGCTCTACCTGCGCGGGCACGAGGGGCGCGGCATCGGCCTGGGCCCCAAGCTGCGCGCCTACGAGCTCCAGGAGCGGGGCCACGACACGGTGGACGCCAACCTGGAACTGGGCCTGCCCGCCGACGCCCGCGACTACAGCATCGGCGCCCAGATGCTCACCGACCTCGGGGTGCGCTCGCTGACCCTGCTCACCAACAACCCGGAGAAGCTCACCGCGCTCACCGACCACGGACTCAAGGTCAAGGGCCGCGAGCCGATCCCGGTGCAGGCGGGCGAGCACAACCTGGCCTACCTGCTGACCAAGCGCGACCGGATGGGCCACGACCTGCCGTGGCTCGTCGGCTGA
- a CDS encoding nicotinamide mononucleotide transporter family protein, which yields MNWLNSVAFSIFGQRVLWTDMIGNLLGLGALALGWRRSIASWPVQLLSGVVLFGAFATGHLSGLAGKQVIVIVTALWGWLQWRRGKRDTGEIEVRFATWTERLLLVGATAVATVGLALLFTHYSWMSWSPWSDAYIFTGTLAAMVAQARGWVEFWIAWIAVDVVGVPLAFNNGYAFSGLTYSIYFVLVLAGLRAWWLRSRTPRTAPAPTFQGVTA from the coding sequence GTGAACTGGCTCAACAGCGTCGCCTTCTCGATATTCGGTCAGCGCGTGCTGTGGACCGACATGATCGGCAACCTGCTCGGCCTGGGTGCGCTGGCGCTCGGCTGGCGTCGCTCGATCGCCAGCTGGCCGGTCCAACTCCTCTCCGGCGTAGTGCTGTTCGGCGCCTTCGCGACGGGCCACCTGTCCGGCCTGGCCGGCAAGCAGGTGATCGTGATCGTCACCGCGCTCTGGGGCTGGCTCCAGTGGCGGCGCGGCAAGCGCGACACGGGTGAGATCGAGGTCCGGTTCGCCACCTGGACCGAGCGCCTGCTGCTCGTCGGCGCCACCGCGGTGGCCACCGTGGGCCTGGCGCTGCTCTTCACCCACTACTCCTGGATGTCCTGGAGCCCGTGGTCCGACGCCTACATCTTCACCGGCACGCTGGCCGCGATGGTCGCCCAGGCCCGCGGCTGGGTGGAGTTCTGGATCGCCTGGATCGCCGTCGACGTGGTCGGCGTCCCGCTGGCCTTCAACAACGGCTACGCCTTCTCCGGCCTGACCTACAGCATCTACTTCGTCCTGGTACTGGCGGGCCTGCGCGCCTGGTGGCTGCGCAGCCGCACCCCCCGTACCGCCCCCGCCCCGACCTTCCAGGGAGTAACGGCATGA
- a CDS encoding class I adenylate-forming enzyme family protein has translation MTAPTRRRAPGHRTADERGPWLSRRGVELPDLVPQELRRTWSAQGHYPDQDLYRLFRQRVHSHPDRPAVIDPGGSLDYAELDRRVCAVAGRLRRAGVAEREIVAIRLPNGWPAVVAELAVAALGAVALTFPDGRGSGEALSLLARSRAGTLIATAATVREIAPLLGRLPVEPLLFSFDRAAPSGTPLLHPQRPGTDPAALDPGALDGGAFDPAAFDPVGADPQAPARILVSSGSESAPKMIAYSHNAMAGGRGNYLRAVYAGVPRPRPLVLVPLASSYGSLGVVSLYRHGATLVLLDGFDARTALRAVTRHRPTHLFGVATMLRRMTLLPPEPDEDLGSLRAVIASCDGLPAPLLAACLERFGCPVSNLYGSSDGVNCRIEHHAWTEDTTLLGHPDPAVCAFTVRDEHGRELPPDTAGELWTRGPMTPLCYLGAPELDARRRAPGGWVRSGDHGLLTTDGRLRLLRRSSQLVKRGGYSISPAEVERHVGAHPALAEAVCVGVPDPDLGERLCACVVPRQGLPTPTLAELNRFLESERGLERRKLPEQLLALAALPISAAGKLSRTELTALACAER, from the coding sequence ATGACCGCACCGACCCGGCGCCGTGCGCCCGGCCACCGCACGGCCGACGAGCGCGGGCCCTGGCTCTCCCGGCGGGGCGTCGAACTGCCCGATCTGGTGCCCCAGGAGCTGCGGCGCACCTGGTCGGCGCAGGGCCACTACCCGGACCAGGACCTCTACCGGCTGTTCCGGCAGCGGGTGCACAGCCACCCCGACCGGCCTGCGGTGATCGACCCGGGCGGGAGCCTGGACTACGCCGAGCTCGACCGCCGGGTGTGCGCGGTCGCCGGGCGGTTGCGCCGGGCCGGGGTCGCGGAACGGGAGATCGTGGCGATCCGGCTGCCGAACGGCTGGCCGGCCGTGGTGGCCGAGCTGGCGGTGGCGGCGCTCGGCGCGGTCGCCCTGACCTTCCCGGACGGCCGGGGCAGCGGCGAGGCGCTCTCGCTGCTGGCCCGCTCCCGGGCCGGCACGCTGATCGCCACCGCGGCGACGGTCCGCGAGATCGCACCGCTGCTCGGTCGGCTCCCGGTCGAGCCGCTGCTGTTCAGCTTCGACCGGGCTGCGCCGTCCGGCACCCCGCTGCTGCATCCTCAGCGGCCGGGCACCGACCCGGCCGCCCTTGATCCGGGTGCCCTCGATGGGGGCGCTTTCGACCCGGCCGCCTTTGATCCGGTCGGCGCCGACCCGCAGGCGCCGGCCCGGATCCTGGTCTCCTCCGGCTCCGAGTCCGCGCCCAAGATGATCGCCTACTCGCACAATGCGATGGCGGGCGGCCGCGGCAACTACCTGCGCGCGGTGTACGCGGGCGTCCCGCGGCCACGCCCGCTGGTGCTGGTGCCGCTGGCCTCCTCGTACGGCTCGCTGGGCGTCGTCTCGCTCTACCGGCACGGCGCCACCCTCGTCCTGCTGGACGGCTTCGACGCCCGCACCGCGCTGCGGGCCGTCACCCGCCACCGCCCCACCCACCTGTTCGGGGTGGCCACCATGCTCCGCCGGATGACCCTGCTGCCCCCCGAGCCGGACGAGGACCTCGGCTCGCTGCGCGCGGTGATCGCCAGCTGTGACGGGCTGCCCGCCCCGCTGCTCGCCGCCTGCCTGGAGCGCTTCGGCTGCCCGGTGAGCAACCTCTACGGCTCCTCGGACGGCGTCAACTGCCGTATCGAGCACCACGCCTGGACCGAGGACACGACGCTGCTCGGCCACCCCGACCCGGCCGTCTGCGCGTTCACGGTCCGGGACGAGCACGGCCGGGAACTGCCGCCGGACACTGCGGGCGAACTGTGGACGCGCGGCCCGATGACCCCGCTCTGCTACCTCGGCGCACCCGAGCTGGACGCGCGGCGCCGGGCGCCGGGCGGCTGGGTCCGCAGCGGCGACCACGGCCTGCTGACCACCGACGGGCGGCTGCGGCTGCTGCGCCGCAGCAGCCAACTGGTCAAGCGCGGCGGCTACTCGATCAGTCCGGCCGAGGTGGAGCGGCACGTGGGCGCCCACCCGGCGCTGGCCGAGGCCGTCTGCGTGGGCGTCCCGGACCCGGACCTCGGCGAGCGGCTCTGTGCCTGCGTGGTACCGCGCCAGGGCCTGCCCACCCCCACCCTGGCCGAGTTGAACCGGTTCCTGGAGTCCGAGCGCGGACTCGAACGCCGCAAGCTCCCGGAGCAGTTGCTGGCCCTGGCGGCGCTGCCGATCAGCGCGGCCGGCAAGCTCTCCCGCACCGAGCTGACCGCCCTGGCCTGCGCTGAGCGCTGA
- a CDS encoding CoA transferase → MPRSSANWPAVADGSLLRRSGSTPSPTAPLTGVPLATAGTGTAVRLATRHLLALGCTAAPPRAAERSCGSAAGWLGLGGSGAPGVDCVIDWAGPVRLPLADEAGVQAACGISAVHGRRYGRPTPLGIDYASAAAGVLAVQGLLAARYAGLHGHPVREVRTSVAGAALVTVGQYIAAATADEAAEFEERAEPARAPGAVDGPGVDGSAVDGPGVDGPPFSSVDGVRFEIEALEPGQWLAFWSRLGVDRRVIGRGWPPFQLRYATARCSLPTELCAATAALPYHELAAAATAAGVGILPVRTGGPAGHPGPPWRIAPAPGAVGPPGPRGEQRAAGPPGPPGRPLDGVVVVELTRRLQGPLASRLLALLGARVVRVEPLGGDPLRGVPPMTGEVSARFHALNHGKQVVEADPRSPGGQRTIRELVDTADVFLHNLAPGKAEAFGLGAERLLAERPGLVHAWASGWGEVFGAKAPFGTDYPVQAHSGLAALVTPPGRPAAPSLMTITDVFGGLISAEAVLAALLARTVTGRGQRVETSLWSAAVTLLDTVSPAGASAAPAPSPAARPATPAELAADPRFADALHRDGCLLPRAPWEFHR, encoded by the coding sequence ATGCCACGGAGCAGCGCGAACTGGCCCGCCGTGGCCGACGGTTCGCTCCTTCGCCGATCCGGCAGCACGCCTTCCCCGACCGCCCCGCTCACCGGCGTACCGCTGGCAACGGCCGGTACCGGCACGGCGGTTCGGCTGGCCACCCGTCACCTGCTGGCGCTGGGCTGCACGGCGGCGCCGCCTCGGGCCGCGGAGCGCAGCTGCGGGAGCGCGGCCGGGTGGCTGGGGCTCGGCGGCTCCGGAGCACCGGGCGTCGACTGCGTGATCGACTGGGCCGGGCCGGTGCGGCTCCCGCTCGCCGACGAGGCCGGGGTCCAGGCGGCCTGCGGGATCAGCGCGGTGCACGGGCGGCGCTACGGCCGGCCGACACCGCTCGGCATCGACTACGCGAGCGCGGCGGCCGGGGTGCTGGCGGTGCAGGGCCTGCTCGCCGCGAGGTACGCGGGGCTCCACGGGCACCCGGTCCGTGAGGTGCGCACCTCCGTCGCGGGAGCGGCGCTGGTGACGGTCGGCCAGTACATCGCGGCGGCCACCGCCGACGAAGCGGCGGAGTTCGAGGAGCGGGCGGAACCGGCGCGGGCACCGGGAGCCGTGGACGGGCCTGGTGTGGACGGGTCGGCCGTGGACGGGCCTGGTGTGGACGGGCCGCCGTTCAGCAGTGTCGACGGCGTGCGGTTCGAGATCGAGGCGCTGGAGCCGGGCCAGTGGCTGGCGTTCTGGTCGCGGCTCGGCGTCGACCGCCGGGTGATCGGGCGCGGCTGGCCGCCCTTCCAGTTGCGGTACGCCACCGCTCGCTGTTCGCTGCCCACCGAACTCTGCGCGGCCACCGCCGCTTTGCCCTACCACGAGCTCGCCGCGGCGGCGACCGCCGCGGGTGTCGGGATCCTCCCGGTCCGCACGGGCGGCCCCGCCGGCCACCCGGGGCCGCCGTGGCGGATCGCCCCGGCGCCCGGTGCGGTCGGCCCGCCGGGCCCCCGGGGCGAGCAGCGCGCAGCGGGACCACCGGGACCACCGGGGCGACCGCTGGACGGAGTGGTCGTGGTGGAGCTGACCCGGCGCCTGCAGGGGCCGCTGGCCAGCCGGTTGCTCGCCCTGCTCGGCGCCCGGGTGGTGCGGGTGGAGCCGCTCGGCGGCGACCCGCTGCGCGGGGTGCCGCCGATGACGGGCGAGGTCTCGGCCCGGTTCCACGCGCTCAACCACGGCAAGCAGGTGGTCGAGGCGGATCCGCGCTCGCCCGGCGGGCAGCGCACGATCCGCGAACTGGTCGACACGGCCGACGTCTTCCTGCACAACCTCGCCCCCGGCAAGGCCGAGGCCTTCGGGCTGGGCGCGGAGCGGCTGCTCGCCGAGCGGCCGGGGCTGGTGCACGCCTGGGCCTCCGGCTGGGGCGAGGTGTTCGGGGCGAAGGCACCGTTCGGCACCGACTACCCGGTGCAGGCGCACAGCGGGCTGGCGGCCCTGGTCACCCCGCCCGGACGGCCGGCCGCGCCCTCGCTGATGACCATCACCGACGTCTTCGGCGGCCTGATCAGCGCCGAGGCGGTGCTCGCCGCACTGCTGGCGCGCACCGTCACGGGCCGCGGCCAGCGGGTGGAGACCTCGCTCTGGTCGGCCGCCGTCACCCTGCTCGACACGGTCTCCCCGGCCGGCGCGTCCGCCGCGCCCGCGCCCAGCCCCGCTGCCCGCCCGGCGACACCCGCCGAGCTGGCCGCCGACCCCCGCTTCGCCGACGCCCTCCACCGCGACGGCTGCCTGCTGCCCCGCGCCCCCTGGGAGTTCCACCGATGA